The Chitinophagales bacterium genomic interval TCCGCTTCTGTCTCCACGGTTTCATGGCAACAGCACCCAAAGCCAGTAAACCCAATGATCCTTCAACAGGAATTTCAAATACCGCACGCTTGTTTGCGGACTGGTTGTTGTTTTCTTGCCCATTCATAGGTTATCAATTTAGATTACCCGTCTCCGGATGAACTGCTTCTTAATATTTTGAGGGCGTGAAGAAATAAAAAAAAACGACGGGTAACAAATTCATTTGGCAGTTGATTGCGGGGCTGATTCGTTTTTACTACCTTTTCATCCTATTTTATCTGTTTGTATGCTTCTTGTTAAAGAATATCTGGCTGACTTTATTTCTCTTTTCTATCCGCAGCTGTGCAGTTCCTGCGGACACGCTTTACAAAAGGGGGAAGAAGTCATCTGCACATTTTGCCGGCACTATCTGCCGAAGACCTATTTCCACCTGGAACGCAATAACGCCATTGAAAAACATTTCTGGGGACGTGTTGCCATTACCCGTGCTGCAGCCTGTTATTATTTTCAGAAAGGCAGCCGGGTGCAGCACCTTATCCACCAGCTGAAATACAAAAACAAAACGGAAGTAGGCGTTACCATTGGAAAGATCTACGGCCATGACCTCCTGCAGTCTGTTGATTACCGCACCGTTGATTTAATAGTGCCCGTGCCACTGCACAAGTCGAAAGAACTGCTGCGTGGTTATAACCAGGCCGACCTGTTCAGTGAAGGGCTTTCGGTAGCGATGGAAAAGCCCTGGAGTAAACATGCGCTGCAGCGTATCTCTGCAACGGAAACGCAGACGCATAAGTCGAGGTTTGAACGATGGCAAAATGTTGGTTCCGTATTTAAAGTTTCGAAGCCGGCTACACTGGCCGGAAAGCATATACTGCTCACCGATGATGTTATCACGACCGGTTCAACACTGGAAGCCTGCGCACAAATTTTACTGGAACTGCCGGAAACGAAGGTGAGTATCGCAACGATAGCCTGTGCAGTGAAATAGTATTTATGGCGATTCCTTTTATGTGACAAGGCGTACACCATGCAACAAGTCGTAATAAAAAATGATCTTTGCCGTTCATGACGTCTGTGCGTATTCCATTCATTCCGCTCTTTCTGCTTTTCCTCGCAGGAGCCGTATTTTCTTCCTGCAAAAAGGACACAATTACTACCAATGCGTCCGACAAACTCTCCTTTTCCACCGATACACTTACGTTTGATACGGTGTTCACAACGCTGGGCACCACCACCCTTTA includes:
- a CDS encoding ComF family protein, which encodes MLLVKEYLADFISLFYPQLCSSCGHALQKGEEVICTFCRHYLPKTYFHLERNNAIEKHFWGRVAITRAAACYYFQKGSRVQHLIHQLKYKNKTEVGVTIGKIYGHDLLQSVDYRTVDLIVPVPLHKSKELLRGYNQADLFSEGLSVAMEKPWSKHALQRISATETQTHKSRFERWQNVGSVFKVSKPATLAGKHILLTDDVITTGSTLEACAQILLELPETKVSIATIACAVK